In Carya illinoinensis cultivar Pawnee chromosome 7, C.illinoinensisPawnee_v1, whole genome shotgun sequence, the following are encoded in one genomic region:
- the LOC122316241 gene encoding uncharacterized protein LOC122316241 produces MAEEEGHNDREMVNPNRTLREYLHPIRTTTASCIITPLNAHNFSSKPGMIPLLPHFHGMDSENPYLHLKEFEEAIELKKVHEIQGIPKQGKCNICEDISHVTSECPNIPVFKEVLCDASHPVNMISKPFPAPYSNTYNTGWRNHPNFSWRNDHPTNLAHSGAGAPQYSVHTQQNALIPVPRRPMDDPFQQMASTLQQFMQSQTTINNQTSQAINDIRNNLTKLNTTLSAKEKGKFPSQPQPNPQSKIAAIESSSSSEANVKTCKAVITLCSGKEVETLGNEVGKKVESSISNAQGKNSNVDVFLEPKVTPPAPFPQRLVPLHKDKHHTEILDIFRQVRINIPLLDAIEQISTYAKFLKDLCTVKRRINVQKKAFLTEQVSAIIQSNTPPKYKDPSSPTIACVIGSTTRLRF; encoded by the exons atggctgaagaagaaggaCACAATGATAGGGAAATGGTAAATCCCAATaggacacttagagaatatTTGCATCCTATTAGGACCACCACTGCATCATGcatcattacacctttgaatGCTCATAATTTCAGTTCTAAGCCTGGAATGATACCATTATTGCCTCATTTTCATGGGATGGACTCTGAAAATCCCTACTTGCACCTcaaggagtttgaggaa GCGATTGAGTTGAAGAAAGTGCATGAAATTCAGGGCATTCCAAAACAAGGAAAATGTAACATTTGTGAGGATATTAGCCATGTAACATCTGAATGTCCTAATATTCCAGTTTTTAAAGAAGTTTTGTGTGATGCTTCTCATCCTGTtaacatgatttctaagcctttTCCTGCACCATATTCTAACACTTATAATACAGGTTGGAGAAATCATCCTAATTTTAGCTGGAGAAATGATCATCCCACAAATTTAGCACATTCGGGAGCTGGTGCACCTCAATATTCAGTTCATACCCAGCAAAATGCACTAATTCCAGTCCCTAGAAGACCCATGGATGACCCATTTCAACAAATGGCTTCTACTCTTCAGCAGTTCATGCAAAGTCAAACCACCATAAATAACCAAACTTCTCAAGCCATCAATGACATAAGGAATAATTTGACTAAGCTGAACACAACCTTGAGTgcgaaagagaaaggaaaattcccGTCTCAACCCCAACCAAATCCTCAATCCAAAATTGCTGCCATAgagtcttcatcttcttcagaaGCAAATGTCAAGACTTGCAAGGCCGTAATAACTCTCTGTAGTGGCAAAGAAGTTGAAACATTAGGTAATGAAGTTGGCAAGAAAGTTGAAAGTTCCATTTCTAATGCACAAGGTAAAAATTCTAATGTTGATGTTTTTTTGGAACCAAAGGTAACTCCTCCGGCACCCTTTCCTCAAAGATTGGTTCCTTTACATAAAGATAAACATCATACTGAGATTTTAGACATTTTTAGACAAGTGCGCATTAACATTCCTCTTCTTGATGCCATTGAGCAAATCTCCACATATgccaaatttttgaaagatttgtgtacgGTTAAAAGAAGAATTAATGTGCAAAAGAAGGCATTTCTCACGGAACAAGTTAGCGCCATTATCCAATCCAATACTCCTCCTAAGTATAAAGATCCGAGTTCTCCAACAATAGCTTGTGTTATAGGAAGCACTACTAGACTTAGGTTCTAG